The Trichomycterus rosablanca isolate fTriRos1 chromosome 22, fTriRos1.hap1, whole genome shotgun sequence genome has a window encoding:
- the hirip3 gene encoding HIRA-interacting protein 3 isoform X3, with amino-acid sequence MPGANLTLTLGILRKRYLEHVGRESLSPDQRLLLKQIVEDELLKMQVEDSSSDDEPEVKSVNQNKRKRDDEEEEHNKDHVGATKKKSRLVSDSPVTDFPDSGTQKEPNSKQLKEVEDVSDKNMGEESDEQNNKMEEKKKKKKQDVRVNKKKKLSLETEEDNDKKKTKSNGKTNAIISEEEDHNESSDSGEDKENQQKAKGLKKKQNISSDSEQEERTAKDVAKVKGKAANQKKSIRKVNVKSPNLQDCEAVRRVQKDVFGSSSESEKENEEKNTERKETSESDDDLDKEINERKAADGVSSDEEMEKKNEQRSKAEDSDSSSSLLPSLEDEDDNRGKNSKQEETKKKTKNSEKSESKTTARKDDENKAVSRLKRYIALCGVRRNYKKLLEGCRSVKSKVEVLKKELEELGVEGQPSIEKCKKARMKREEAQELAELDVSNIITTQGRPKRRRAAASWMQPESSSSPQSAYKRVVDSDSESEDGYAEKGRKRLTNWSNLRGIISDDADSN; translated from the exons GAcagcagcagtgatgatgaacCTGAAGTAAAGAGTGTGAATCAAAATAAACGGAAGAGAGATGATGAGGAAGAAGAGCACAACAAAGATCATGTGGGGGctacaaaaaagaaatcacGTCTTGTGTCAGACTCCCCAG TGACTGATTTTCCAGACTCTGGAACACAGAAAGAACCAAATTCTAAACAGCTGAAAGAAGTGGAGGATGTTAGTGATAAGAACATGGGTGAAGAGAGTGATGAACAGAATAACAAGATGgaagagaagaagaagaagaaaaaacaagaTGTCAGAGTGAATAAGAAGAAGAAATTAAGCCTAGAAACTGAAGAGGACAATGATAAAAAGAAAACTAAGTCGAATGGGAAAACAAATGCTATAATCAGTGAAGAAGAGGATCATAATGAGTCCAGTGATTCTGGTGAAGACAAAGAAAACCAGCAGAAAGCAAAAGGTCTAAAGAAAAAGCAAAATATTAGCTCAGACAGTGAGCAGGAGGAGAGGACGGCTAAAGATGTGGCTAAAGTTAAAGGTAAAGCAGCTAATCAGAAGAAGAGCATAAGAAAAGTGAATGTAAAATCACCCAATTTGCAGGATTGTGAGGCTGTTAGAAGAGTTCAGAAAGATGTTTTTGGGAGCAGCTCTGAAAGTGAAAAAGAAAACGAGGAGAAGAATACAGAGAGGAAGGAAACAAGTGAGAGTGATGATGACCTTGATAAAGAAATCAATGAAAGAAAAGCTGCTGATGGTGTGTCCTCTGATGAGGAAATGG aaaaaaagaatgaacaaaGGAGTAAAGCGGAGGACTCAGATTCCTCTTCTTCCTTGTTGCCCTCATTGGAGGATGAAGATGACAACAGAGGAAAAAATTCTAAACAGGAAGAAACGAAAAAGAAGACCAAAAATAGCGAAAAGAGTGAGAGCAAGACCACAGCTAGAAAG GATGATGAGAATAAAGCTGTGTCCAGACTAAAACGCTACATTGCTCTCTGTGGTGTACGACGCAACTATAAGAAGCTGTTAGAGGGCTGCAGGTCAGTAAAGTCTAAGGTAGAGGTTCTCAAAAAAGAACTGGAGGAGCTTGGGGTAGAAG GTCAGCCATCTATAGAAAAGTGTAAGAAGGCCAGAATGAAGAGAGAGGAAGCTCAGGAGCTAGCAGAGCTGGATGTTAGCAACATCATCACCACTCAGG GTCGTCCAAAACGGAGAAGAGCTGCAGCGTCGTGGATGCAACCTGAGAGTAGCTCTTCTCCACAGTCAGCCTACAAACGTGTGGtggactctgactctgaaagtGAAGATGGATATGCAGAAAAGGGACGCAAGAGATTAACAAACTGGAGTAACCTGCGGGGAATCATTAGTGATGACGCAGACAGCAATTAA